CGCGGCGATGCCGAGCCTGCCAACTACTACGGCACCCCGCTGATCGACGGCCACTACCGCAGCAGCCTGCGCAACAAGAACTACAACATCCAGAACGACGTGCAGCGCTACCACGACGAATGGACCCGCTTCACCACCGACTGGGCCATCAACGACCAGGTCAGTGCCAGCAACCAGCTCTACTACATCAAGAGCCGCCGGCACTGGCGCAATGCCGAGGACTACAGCTGGGACGCAGACCGCGAGCAACTGCTGCGCCAGAGCTACCTGGAGATCAAGCACAACCAGGAGCAGATCGGCGACCGCCAGACCTTCACCTTCGATCACTCGCTGTTCGGCCTGGCGAGCAAGACGATGGTCGGCGCCGAGTACAACAAGGTGCGCTTCAACGTCGACAGCAACGCACCATACAACGACGTCGGCGGCGACTACATCGACCCCTGGCAGCCGACACCGGGCGGGTTCCACAGCAACTCGCCCACGCGCCCGCAAACCCTGTCCACCACCCACACCTTCGCCCTGTTCGCCGAAAACCGCCTGCAGCTGACCGAGCGTCTGTCGCTGGTGACCGGCGTGCGCCGTGACCAGAACCACATCGACCGCGACAACCTCATCGACGACACCCGCAGCGACCGCAGCCTGGCTGGCGGCAACTGGCGTGCGGGGTTGGTGTATGCGGTCAGTGACGACCTGTCGCTGTATGGCCAGTACTCCACCAGCGAGGACGGAGTGAACAACCTGGTCAGCCTCAGCCCAACGCAGATGAACTACGACCTGACCGAGGCGAAGCAGACCGAGCTGGGGCTCAAGCAGCGGTTCTGGGAGGGCCGTGGCGAGTGGACGTTGGCGGCCTTCCACATCGTCAAGAAGAAGCTGCTGGTGGATGACCCGATCACCCATGAAAAACAGCAGGCGGGGCAACAGACCTCCGATGGCCTCGAAGCGACGCTGGAGCTGTCCTTGCCACGGCAGTGGCAGGTGTCGGCCAATGCCGCCGTGGTGCGTGCGAAGTATGACGCGTTCGATGAGAGGGTCGGCGGTGTGCCGCAGGACCGTGCTGGTAATCGGCCGACTAACGTGCCACGGCGTACGGCCAACCTGTGGCTGAGCAAGGGGTTCGGCCAGCAGGTGGAGGCCGGGCTTGGGGCGCGTTATGTGGATGAGCGTTATGCCAACACCGCCAACACCCAAAGCGCGCCGGGGTACACCGTGGTCGATGCCAATATCGGGTGGCAGGTGTTGCCAGATGTGCGGTTGGGGTTGCAGGTGAACAACCTGTTCGACCGCGAGTATGTGGCCTCGGCGTTCAGTGGTACGCAATGGATCATGGGGGCGCCGCGGTCTTATTTTGCGACGGTGGATTACAGCTTCTGATTTGATTTGGCTGTACTGGCCCTATCGCCGGCAAGCCGGCTCCCACAGGTGCTCCCACTGCATTCGAAATCAGTGGTGCCGGCGATAGGGCCAGGCCTCACAGCACAAAAACAACTTTCACGCCCACGCAAATTAGTTATAAGATAACGTTTCAGTTGGCAATCATTCTTACCTGCGACCCTCTCCCATGACAAGCGCCGCCGCCACCCCCACCCTGCTCACCCAGCGCCTGCAGAGCATCGACGCCCTGCGCGGCCTGGTGATCCTGTTCATGCTGCTCGACCACGTACGCGAAACCTTCTTCCTGCACCGCCAGGTCAGCGACCCGATGGCCATCGACGCCACCGACCCCTCGCTGTTCGTCAGCCGTACCCTGGCCCACCTCTGCGCCCCCGTGTTCGTCCTGCTCACCGGCCTGTCGGCCTGGCTGTATGGCGAGAAATACCAGGGCCGCAGCGATGTCTCGGCCTTCCTGTTCAAACGCGGCCTGTTCCTGGTGGCACTGGAATTCACCCTGGTGAACTTTGCCTGGACATTCCAACTCCCGCCCAGCGTGATCTACCTGCAAGTGATCTGGGCGATTGGCATCAGCATGATCGCGCTGTCGTTGCTGGTGTGGCTGCCACGCCCCGCGCTGGTGGCGCTGGGCGCCCTGATCGTCGCCGGCCACAACCTGCTCGATGGCGTGCACTTCGGCGTGGCGTCGGCGATGCATGTGCCGTGGGCGATCCTGCATGACCGTGGCTGGCTGGAGGCCTCCGAGCACCTGCGCCTGCGCACCTCGTACCCGGTGTTGCCGTGGATCGGCGTGATTGCCTTGGGCTACGGCCTCGGCCCCTGGTTCGCCCGTGGCAGCGCTGCGCAACAGCGCCAGCATCAACTGCTGCTGGCCGGCGTCATCGCCCTGCTCGGCTTCATGGTGCTGCGCATCCAGAACGGCTACGGCGAAGCCCCGTGGAGCGGCTACCCGACCCTGACGCAAACCCTGATGAGTTTCTTCAACATCACCAAATACCCGCCGTCGCTGCTGTTCCTGGCCCTGACCCTGGGCTGCGGCCTGCTGTTGCTGCGCGCCTTCGAACGCGCAGGGCAAGCGCGCTGGATCAACGCCCTGGCCGTGTTCGGCGCGGCGCCGATGTTCTTCTACCTGCTGCACCTGTACGTGCTGAAGCTGCTGTACCTGGCCAGCGTCGCGCTGCTGGGCCACAACCACGGCGACTACTTTGGCTTCGACAGCATCGCCGCAGTGTGGCTGACCGCCGCACTGCTGGCCGTGGCGCTGTACCTGCCGGTGCGCGGGTTCGCCCGGCTCAAGGCGCGCCGGCGCGACATCGCCTGGCTCAAGTACCTGTGATTTAGCGTTTCACCCGGCGGCCCGATGGTCTACCATGCCGCCCGCCGGTTTCCACCACGGAACTAACAGGGAATCCCAGGCCCGCCCAGGCGTGCCAAACGGAACTGCCCCCGCAACTGTAGGTGCCGAGCCCGCTCCATCGATGCCACTGGGTCAGCCGACCCGGGAAGGCCGGGGCCGGGCGACGACGCACCAGTCAGGAGACCTGCCGGCCCACATTCACCAACCGGCGGGGTGTCCGGGATTGGCCATTGGTGCTGCCCTGCTGTATGCCAGGGCTCGGCGATGCCTGTCCGTGGGTTCCTTGCGAGAACTGCCCGATAGGAGATCGCCCTGCATGCAGCCCCGTTTCGCCACACTGCTCACCGGGCTGGCCCTGGTCACCCTGCTGGCGGCCGTGCTGGCCGGTACGGCCATTGGCGAAACCGCGCTGTCGCCGCGGCTGGTCTGCCAGGTGCTGGCCAACCACCTGTGGCAAGCCGGCTACCCGATCGACCCGATCGACGCCGGCATCGTCTGGAACTATCGCTTGCCCCGCACCCTCGTCGCCGCTGCCTGCGGGGCCGGGCTTGCGACGTGCGGGGTGATACTCCAGGCCCTGCTGCGCAATCCACTGGCCGAGCCCTACCTGCTCGGCTTGTCGGCGGGCGCCTCGACCGGTGCGGTGCTGGTCGGCCTGCTCGGTGTGGGCAGTGCGGCCCTGAGCCTGTCCGCCGGCGCCTTCATCGGCGCCGTGGCGGCTTTCGCCCTGGTGCTGCTGTTGGCCCGTGCGGCCGGCCCGAACAGCCACAACGCCCAAGTGATTCTCGCGGGCATCGCCGGCTCGCAACTGTTCAACGCCATCACCGCGTTCCTCATCACCAAGTCCGCCACTGCCGAACAGGCGCGGGGCATTCTCTTCTGGCTGCTGGGCAACCTCAGCGGTGTGCGCTGGCCGTCGGTGTGGCTGGCACTGCCCGCGGCGCTGTTCGGCTTGCTGGTGTGCCTGTGGCAGCGCCGTGCACTGGATGCCTTCACCTTCGGCGCCGACTCGGCGGCGTCGCTGGGCGTTGCCGTGCGCCGCACGCAATTGCTGCTGGTGAGCTGCGCCGCGCTGGTGACGGCGGTGATGGTGTCCATCGTCGGTGCCATCGGCTTTGTCGGGCTGGTGATTCCCCATGCCTTGCGCCTGCTGCTCGGCCCCGGCCACAACCGCCTGTTGCCAGCCAGTGCGCTGGGAGGGGCATTGTTCCTGATGGCTGCTGATGTGCTGTCGCGCACGTTGATTGCAGGGCAGGTGATCCCGGTGGGCGTGGTCACCGCGCTGATCGGCGCACCGGTCTTTGCCCTGATCCTGGTCAGCCGCCGGGGGCAGCCATGACCGCCATGACCGCGCCGCAGCTTGCGCCCCTCGCCTGCCAGGGCCTGAACTTTCAGTTGGCGGGCAATTCGGTGCTGCGGGGGGTCGAGCTGAGCGTGAGGCCGGGTGAAACCCTCGGCATCGTCGGCCCCAACGGCTCTGGCAAATCGTCCTTGCTCAAGCTTCTGGCCGGGCTGCGCACCCCGCACAGCGGCAGCGTGCAGCTGCTCGGCGAGCCCATCGCACGCCTGCCCCGGCGGCGTATCGCCCAGGCCCTGGCGCTGGTCGAGCAGCAGGCCGACACCCTCGATGCCATTCGCGTATTCGACGCCGTGGCCCTGGGCCGCACGCCGTGGCTGTCGGCGTTGGCACCGTTCTCCAGCAATGACCGCGCGATCGTCGACCAGGCCCTGGCCGATGTCGATGCCACGCACCTGCGCACACGCCTCTGGGGGTCGTTGTCCGGCGGTGAACGCCAACGCGTGCACATCGCCCGCGCCCTGGCCCAGCGGCCCCAGGTGCTGCTGCTCGATGAGCCGACCAATCACCTGGATATCCAGCACCAGCTCAGCCTGCTGCAGCAGGTCCAGGCACTGCCGGTGACTACCCTGGTCGCCCTGCACGACCTCAACCAGGCACTGACCTGCGACCGTGTGGCAGTGCTCGATCAGGGCCAGCTGGTCGCCCTCGGCAAACCGCTCCAGGTGCTCACCCCCGAGCGCCTGCTGAGCACCTTCGGCGTGCACGCCCATTACCTCATCGACCCCTTCGACGGCGCGCACATTCTGCGTTTGCGCGCCCCCTGACCTGGAAGTTGCCACCATGCCGTTGCGCCCCTGCGCCCTGCTGCTCGCCAGCACCGTACTACCCGCTACCGCGCTGGCCGACTCCGCGCAATCGCAAAGCCGCGGGTTGGTCGAAGACAGCAGCTGGAGCCTGCTCAACCGCACCGTATACGACCAGCGTGACTACAAGCACGGCGGGCGCAACAGCGCCGCCCGCAATGCCTACAAGCCGCGCAGCGAACGCAATGGCATGGCCGAGGAATGGGCCTACGGTTTGATGGGCACGTTCCAGTCCGGTTTTACCCAGGGCCTGATTGGGGTGGGTGTGGATGCCCATGCCTACCTGGGCGTGCAGCTCGACAGCGGCGGCGGCCGGGCCGGCAAGGCGCGGTTGCTGGGCGTGGACAATGATGGCCACTCGAAGAATGCATACAGCCGTGGCGGTGCGGCAGTGAAATTGCGCGCGTCCAATACGGTGTTGTCCTACGGCGAGCAACGGGTGAAGACGCCAGTGTTCAGCTCTTCCGACAGCCGCCTGCTGCCCGAAACGGCGACCGGGCTCTTCCTCAGCAGCAACGAGATCGACACGCTGAAACTGGTCGCGGGCCACTTCAACGAAAGCACCGACCGTAACGCCTCGAGCCATGACCAGGGCTTCGTGGTGAACTACTCGAACGGCCCCCAAGGCAATAGCTTCGAGCTTGCCGGCCTGGTATGGAACCCCGGTGCCGCATTCAGCGCCAGCCTGTATACCTCGCGCTATGAAGACACCTGGAACCAGCACTACCTCGGCAGCACACTGACCCGTGCACTGGACGACCGCCGCAGCCTGAGCCTGGACCTGAACCTGTACCGCACCACCGATACCGGCAAGGCCCTTTCCGGGCGCATCGACAACACCACCTGGAGCCTGGTCTCGCGCTACAGCCAGGGGGCGCATACCTTCAGCCTCGGCTGGCAGCAGGTCGACGGCAACACCCCATTCGACTACGTGACCCGCGGGGCGATCTACCTGACCAACGCGGTGCAGATGTCCGATTTCAACGCACCGAACGAGAAGTCATGGCAGGCGCGTTATGACCTGAACATGGGCGCTTACGGGGTACCGGGCCTGAACCTGACGGCGCTGTACGTGCGCGGCTTCGAGATCGATGGCAGCCATGTCGACCCCAACGGCGGCTATGCCTACCTGGGTTATAGCAAGGGTGGCAAACACTGGGAACGGGATTTGGAGGCGCGCTATGTGGTGCAGAGCGGCAAGGCCAAGGGCACGACCTTTTCGTTGCGGCATAATTTGCATCGGGGTAATACGGCGCAGGCGGAGCTGGATGGTGACCAGATCCGCCTGGCAGTGGAGTGGCCGTTGAGCGGCGGGTTCTGAATGACCTGGCGTTGCGCACGCCTTGCTCTGTGGGAGCCAGCTTGCCGGCGATAAGGTCGCGCCAGACAAAGCCGTTTTGATGCGGCTGTTCGGGCCCTATCGCCGGCAAGCCGGCTCTCACAGGGACATCATGGCAATCAACCCCTGTTGCATTCAAAGCATGTGGGGGTGGCTCAACCCTCGAAGTTGATCACCATGCGGCCCTTGATCTTGCCTTCCAGCATCTCGTCGAAAATGTCGTTGATGTCTTCGATCGGGCGCAGCGTCACCTTGGGCACCACCTTACCTTGCGCGGCAAATTCGAAGGCTTCGACCAAGTCTTGACGCGTACCGACCAGCGACCCCACCACTTCGATGCCATCGAGCACCAGCCGTGGAATATCCAGGCTCATGGCCTCGGACGGCAGCCCCACGGCCACCAGCCGCCCACCTGCGCGCAGCGCATCCACCGCCGAGTTGAAGGCGCTTTTCGAAACCGCCGTGACCACCGCCGCATGGGCACCGCCGGTCTTTTCCTGAACGATCTTCGCCACATCCTCGCTGCGCGGGTTGAGCACCAGGTCGGCGCCCATCTCGCGGGCGAACGCGAGCTGCTCGTCATTCACATCGATCGCGATAACCCGGGCATTGAAGACGTTCTTCGCGTATTGCAGGGCCAGGTTGCCCAGGCCACCCAACCCATAGATGGCAACCCACTGCCCCGGGCGGATGTTGGAGGATTTGACGGCCTTGTACGTGGTCACCCCGGCACAGGTGATGCTGCTGGCCGCTGCCGAGTCGAGGCCATCCGGTACTTTCACCGCGTAGTCGGCCACCACGATGCACGATTCGGCCATGCCGCCGTCCACGGTGTAACCGGAGTTCTTCACCTCGCGGCACAGCGTCTCGTTTCCGCTGTTGCAGTACTCGCAGTGCCCGCAACCCTGATAGAACCACGCCACGCTGGCCCGGTCGCCCGGCTTTAGCGACGTCACCCCTGGCCCGACCTCGACCACGACACCAATCCCCTCGTGGCCGAGCACCACGCCGGTCTTGTCGCCGAAATCGCCATTTTTCACATGCAAGTCGGTGTGACAGACACCGCAGCACTGCATCCTCAGCAACGCTTCACCGTGCCCCAGCGGCCGAAGTGTCTTTTCCACCACCTCGACGCGGCGCCCTTTGGCAACAACTGCAGCTTTCATGAATGCCTCCTTGTTTACCTGAGTGAGCTTGAGTTGAAGGCTTCAGCATAGAGGCGATTCGTGCGAACGGATTGCTTCAGGTCAAAAAGCGGCTTCTCAGTCGAGGCTCAACCATGGTTTCAGCGCTGCCCGGTTGGCCAGCACCAACTGCTGGGCCTCTGGCCTTGCATCATGCATGCTCGGGTTCACATGGAAGCGCCGCACAACATACTTGGCCAACGCCAATGAGCTAGGCACCACCAGGTGGCCATCGACCATGCCGTAATCCACTTCGATGATCGCCTGCTGGGCATCCGTCAGCCGCTCGTCGGGCTTGAAGATCACATCGATCGGCGTATTCCATTCCACATCGAGGTCCATGCCGTTTTCGGTTTCTTCATCACGCAGCTCCGGCACGCCACGGAAACGGCTGAGCACAAAGTCGCGGTACTTGCCGTTCTTCTCGCAATACGCCCGCACATGCCAGCGCATGCCGGTGTACACCAGCGTGTGGGGAGCGATGGTGCGCCCTTCCAGCGCCGGGCTGTTGAACGACACGTAGTCGATATCCAGGCGCCGCTTCTCCCGGCAGGCCTTGAGCAGCGGGCGCAGCACCTCGGGCTTCACCGAGCGGTCTGGCACCTTGAGCACTTCGGTGTGCCCGTAGGCCAAGGCCAGGCCCTCGATATGCGGCGCACGCTCGTTGTTCTGGTTGAGCAGGTCCAGGTAGGCGCTGGCGCTGTCATCGATGAACAGCGGTTTGAACTGGCGGGTTGGCACATAACCCTTTATCTGCTTGTCGTAGACCAGGTTCTTCGACGCGTAGTCGTTGATGTAGGTGTTGATGTCCTTGGACGCCTGCTGCCGGCTGATACCGAAGCTTTGCATCAAGTGATTGGTCGTCAGCCGCCCCTCCCACCAGACCACCGTTTCGATCAGGCGGTAGCGCAAGGCCAGGTCCCAGCGGGTCTGTTCCATTCGTTGCGTGCGTTTCATCCAGGCTCCTGCACTGTGTGCAAAGCAGATTGATGTGTCGCCAAATCCTACGTGTCAGGCAACACGCGAATCAAGGTGCAACGCATATGTAAAGAAAATAGGCACATGCGCCGCACGATTGCCGTTTAGAAATGCCAGCGCCTTGATCAGCCACAAGCCACGGTACTCGGTAGCTGCACCGCCTATCGCGATATCAAAATGCCTTCTCCATTGATTACGACCTGCCCCCAGGACCTGTACCATTCCTTTACCTGTACAAGTCACCATTATCGACATGTAATTTTAATGGACATATCTTCCTACTTACCGGCACTAAGCCACTAGTCAAGGAAGCCTTACCATGGAAGCGCTCGAAATCACCCTGCTGGGCGTCACCGGCACCACCCTACTGCTGCAAGGCCTGCAGCATGCCCGCCTGGGCGATATCTGGAACCTATTGAAAAGCGACCGCGACCTGGAGCGCACCGCACGCATCCATGAACAGGAAAACACCGAGCTGCGCTCCGCCCTTCGTGCCGAACGCGAGCACGTGAGCCAGCTGCAGCGCCAGGTTCACCTGTTGATGGGGCTTATCCCCGAAGCCTGAGGGCATGCCGGCCAGCCCTCATCGCTTTTGCCATGACACTGTGTTTACCTATCCACGCACTCACCCGGGAAGCCACCCATGCCCTACCCCATCGAACAGAAACTCGTCGTCGGCGTCGCCTCCAGCGCCCTGTTCGACCTGACCGACTCTGACGCCATCTACCAGTCCGAAGGCGTCGACGCCTACCGCCTGCACCACGAAGAGCACCTCGACGTGCCCTTCCCCAAGGGCGTGGCCTTCCCCTTCATCCGCCGCTTCCTCAGCATCAACAAAGCCTTTCCCGAGCAATTGCCAGTGGAAGTGGTGTTGCTCTCGCGCAACTCCCCGGAAACCGGCCTGCGGGTGTTCCGCTCGATCGACCACTACGGCCTGGACATCACCCGCGCCGCCTTCATGTCGGGCCGCTCGCCTTACGAGTACATCCCCGCCTTCAACGCCTCGCTGTTCCTCAGCGCCCACGAAGGCGATGTGCAGCGCGCGATCGATGCCAACTACCCGGCAGGCCTGGTGCTGCCGACCCGCATCTACGACGACGAGATCGATACCGAGCTGCGCGTCGCCTTCGACTTCGATGGCGTGATTGCCGATGACGAGGCCGAGAGCGTGTACAAGCAACGGCTGGACCTGACCGAGTTCCAGGCTCACGAGCAAGCGCACAAGGCCATCCCCCACCAGCCGGGGCCGTTGGCCGACCTGTACCGCAAGCTCTCGCTGATCCGCCAACTCGAAGATCGCAAGCTGGTGCAGGATCCAGCGTACAAACGCATCCTGCGCATCGCCATCGTCACCGCGCGCAATGCGCCGTCCCATGAGCGGGTGGTGACGACGCTGAAGAACTGGGGCGTTTCGCCGGACGAATCGTTCTTTCTGGGGGGATGGAGAAGGAACGGGTGCTGCGGATTCTCAAGCCGCACATGTTCTTTGATGACCAGCGCAGTCACTTGAAGTCGGCGGCGGGGGATTTGCCGATGGTGCATGTGCCGTTTGGGGTGGCGAATAGAGGCTCGGAGATGCAGATGAACGAACAGCCAGAAACACTTCAAACCCCCAATCAAACCGTCGATTGAGTCGATAGCTACAGCTCACGCACCGCATGGATGGCTATGTGCCATAATCCCTGAGCTCAGGCCTGTCCGGCCAGAAAGACTGAATGCAGCCTTCAAGCAAACCAGAACAATTTGCATCGCTCATCTCACCCAAGGAAAGAGAAGTAATGGATAGCGTCGAGATCAACCGCATCAGGAACGAAGCAACTAAGCAGGTGAGAGCAATTCTCGATCAGCTTGAGAATGACTACCCGGGCGTTACTGAAGGGTTAGCAGCAGCGCTGGGCTCGACTGCCGGTGCTGCGGGCTCGTTTGGGGCACTCTATATGCTTGGCGTGACGGGGCTTTCCGCACCAGGCATCACCTCTGGTTTGGCGACAGCTGGCGCGTTGGT
The Pseudomonas sp. KU43P genome window above contains:
- a CDS encoding TonB-dependent receptor, whose protein sequence is MSRIFKLHPLAACLAVTFPALADEQHSTVLALPSTAVTDTRDEQHIDLTTPTPAGSRLNLSALETPASTSSLSAAEIEQRNNLTVQDAVTRSPGITFIGSPGDGGTGLSARGFTGHGSVMTLFDGARLYTGAGTQTFPVDPWMVERIDVIRGPASVLYGEGATGAVINVVPKKPFAGDIHNHLRLGYGSWDRQQLGLDSGGSLSERLSYRLTLNQQAGNGWVDRTDSRSLALSAALRFDASDDLSFTLAHERGDAEPANYYGTPLIDGHYRSSLRNKNYNIQNDVQRYHDEWTRFTTDWAINDQVSASNQLYYIKSRRHWRNAEDYSWDADREQLLRQSYLEIKHNQEQIGDRQTFTFDHSLFGLASKTMVGAEYNKVRFNVDSNAPYNDVGGDYIDPWQPTPGGFHSNSPTRPQTLSTTHTFALFAENRLQLTERLSLVTGVRRDQNHIDRDNLIDDTRSDRSLAGGNWRAGLVYAVSDDLSLYGQYSTSEDGVNNLVSLSPTQMNYDLTEAKQTELGLKQRFWEGRGEWTLAAFHIVKKKLLVDDPITHEKQQAGQQTSDGLEATLELSLPRQWQVSANAAVVRAKYDAFDERVGGVPQDRAGNRPTNVPRRTANLWLSKGFGQQVEAGLGARYVDERYANTANTQSAPGYTVVDANIGWQVLPDVRLGLQVNNLFDREYVASAFSGTQWIMGAPRSYFATVDYSF
- a CDS encoding FecCD family ABC transporter permease; its protein translation is MQPRFATLLTGLALVTLLAAVLAGTAIGETALSPRLVCQVLANHLWQAGYPIDPIDAGIVWNYRLPRTLVAAACGAGLATCGVILQALLRNPLAEPYLLGLSAGASTGAVLVGLLGVGSAALSLSAGAFIGAVAAFALVLLLARAAGPNSHNAQVILAGIAGSQLFNAITAFLITKSATAEQARGILFWLLGNLSGVRWPSVWLALPAALFGLLVCLWQRRALDAFTFGADSAASLGVAVRRTQLLLVSCAALVTAVMVSIVGAIGFVGLVIPHALRLLLGPGHNRLLPASALGGALFLMAADVLSRTLIAGQVIPVGVVTALIGAPVFALILVSRRGQP
- the adhP gene encoding alcohol dehydrogenase AdhP; translated protein: MKAAVVAKGRRVEVVEKTLRPLGHGEALLRMQCCGVCHTDLHVKNGDFGDKTGVVLGHEGIGVVVEVGPGVTSLKPGDRASVAWFYQGCGHCEYCNSGNETLCREVKNSGYTVDGGMAESCIVVADYAVKVPDGLDSAAASSITCAGVTTYKAVKSSNIRPGQWVAIYGLGGLGNLALQYAKNVFNARVIAIDVNDEQLAFAREMGADLVLNPRSEDVAKIVQEKTGGAHAAVVTAVSKSAFNSAVDALRAGGRLVAVGLPSEAMSLDIPRLVLDGIEVVGSLVGTRQDLVEAFEFAAQGKVVPKVTLRPIEDINDIFDEMLEGKIKGRMVINFEG
- a CDS encoding OprD family porin; this encodes MPLRPCALLLASTVLPATALADSAQSQSRGLVEDSSWSLLNRTVYDQRDYKHGGRNSAARNAYKPRSERNGMAEEWAYGLMGTFQSGFTQGLIGVGVDAHAYLGVQLDSGGGRAGKARLLGVDNDGHSKNAYSRGGAAVKLRASNTVLSYGEQRVKTPVFSSSDSRLLPETATGLFLSSNEIDTLKLVAGHFNESTDRNASSHDQGFVVNYSNGPQGNSFELAGLVWNPGAAFSASLYTSRYEDTWNQHYLGSTLTRALDDRRSLSLDLNLYRTTDTGKALSGRIDNTTWSLVSRYSQGAHTFSLGWQQVDGNTPFDYVTRGAIYLTNAVQMSDFNAPNEKSWQARYDLNMGAYGVPGLNLTALYVRGFEIDGSHVDPNGGYAYLGYSKGGKHWERDLEARYVVQSGKAKGTTFSLRHNLHRGNTAQAELDGDQIRLAVEWPLSGGF
- a CDS encoding ABC transporter ATP-binding protein, yielding MTAMTAPQLAPLACQGLNFQLAGNSVLRGVELSVRPGETLGIVGPNGSGKSSLLKLLAGLRTPHSGSVQLLGEPIARLPRRRIAQALALVEQQADTLDAIRVFDAVALGRTPWLSALAPFSSNDRAIVDQALADVDATHLRTRLWGSLSGGERQRVHIARALAQRPQVLLLDEPTNHLDIQHQLSLLQQVQALPVTTLVALHDLNQALTCDRVAVLDQGQLVALGKPLQVLTPERLLSTFGVHAHYLIDPFDGAHILRLRAP
- a CDS encoding DUF1624 domain-containing protein yields the protein MTSAAATPTLLTQRLQSIDALRGLVILFMLLDHVRETFFLHRQVSDPMAIDATDPSLFVSRTLAHLCAPVFVLLTGLSAWLYGEKYQGRSDVSAFLFKRGLFLVALEFTLVNFAWTFQLPPSVIYLQVIWAIGISMIALSLLVWLPRPALVALGALIVAGHNLLDGVHFGVASAMHVPWAILHDRGWLEASEHLRLRTSYPVLPWIGVIALGYGLGPWFARGSAAQQRQHQLLLAGVIALLGFMVLRIQNGYGEAPWSGYPTLTQTLMSFFNITKYPPSLLFLALTLGCGLLLLRAFERAGQARWINALAVFGAAPMFFYLLHLYVLKLLYLASVALLGHNHGDYFGFDSIAAVWLTAALLAVALYLPVRGFARLKARRRDIAWLKYL
- a CDS encoding WYL domain-containing protein encodes the protein MKRTQRMEQTRWDLALRYRLIETVVWWEGRLTTNHLMQSFGISRQQASKDINTYINDYASKNLVYDKQIKGYVPTRQFKPLFIDDSASAYLDLLNQNNERAPHIEGLALAYGHTEVLKVPDRSVKPEVLRPLLKACREKRRLDIDYVSFNSPALEGRTIAPHTLVYTGMRWHVRAYCEKNGKYRDFVLSRFRGVPELRDEETENGMDLDVEWNTPIDVIFKPDERLTDAQQAIIEVDYGMVDGHLVVPSSLALAKYVVRRFHVNPSMHDARPEAQQLVLANRAALKPWLSLD